Sequence from the Fulvivirga ligni genome:
GAGTTGCTGGTTGTCTAACCTTGGGTCCAGGTGCGCGCGCTCATAAGAGGCCAACTGTGGGGTACTGCTAATAAAGAGCTGCTGAGGCTGACGTAAATTATTTGTTCTGATGAGCCTTAATAGTTCAAAAGCAATTAATCCACCCATGCTATGACCAAATAGGAAGTATGGTTTATCCAGATGATTTTTGAGATCTTTTAAAATTTTATTGGTAGCAAATTTTATGTCTTGAAAAGGCTTTGCCGATAGCTGTTTACCTCTACCGGGTAATTCCAATATTATAAGCTCAATATCGGCATCTAACATAGTTTCCCACATGTCATATAGAGAAGAACTGCCACCGGCATCATGAAAACAAATCATCCTGAAACTAGCCTCTGGATTTGGTTTTGGAATGACAAGACTTTGAACAACCTTACCGTTTCTTTTGGGAGTGGTTAGTAAATCACCTTCTTCGCTATTCACCAGCCTTCCCATTAGAAATGAGGAATATTCCCCAATGGTGGGGTACTCCCAAATATTGGTCACTGATAATTTAAGTGATAAATCTTTTTCCAGCTTGTTTCTTAACTGAACTGCCATTATAGAATCTATTCCCAGGTTTTTAAATCGCATCTCGGAGTTGAGCTTTCCTGGTGTGCTTTTGATGATTTTAGCGGTAAGTAATTTAACATGGTTTTCTAATGCCAATTGCTTCTCCTCTTTGTTCGGTAATAATTCCAACGTTTGAAGTAAACTTTGATTCTCATTGGATTTTTCTTCTTTAAGTAAGAGGTTTCCAAAGTAGTTGCTGGCACCTAGTGAAGGGAAAAAGTCTGCTGTTTGATCAGGGCTAATTTTGAATATCCCAATATTTACAGGTTGCTGAAAGATTATATGATCTAGTGCATCTACTGCCTCTTTCATGGTAGTAGGAATGAAACCCTCAGCTTTAGCATATTTAGCCATTTCTTCGGCATTAGCCACCATACCTGCATCTGTCATGACGCCCCAGTTTACTGCCGTGGCTGTAAGGCCCAGAGAATGACGGTACTGTGCTAGCGAATCTAAGAATGCATTAGCGGCTACATAACTACCTTGTCCGCTGAGGCCAATCATTGAGGAGGCAGATGAGAAAAGGAGAAATGTATCTAAATCATATTCTTTGGATAAAAGGTGGAGGTTCCAGCCACCTTTTACTTTCGGTGCTAAAATATTAGAATAGTTGTCCGAAGTTAATTCATTGATTGGTGTAGCTTGTATAAGACCAGCAGCGTGAATTATTCCTTTTAAATTGATGCTAAATTCTTGATCTTCAAAAACTTGCTTCAGTCCAAAGTAATCAGAAACGTCGCATGGTATGATTTCAAATGATGCGCCACCTTTCTGAAACTCCTGTATTTTACTGCTTGTGTATTCATCTGTATTTCCACTTCTGCTGAGTAGAATGAAATTTCTTGCCCCCTTGGCAAACATCCACTCCACCAGTCTAAATGCAATGCCGTTATAGCCAGTGACCAGGTAGCTGCCTACAGGTGAGAAAGTCTTATTTTGAATGCCGAAAATGTCTGGTTTTACCTTGTTTAATCTGGAGACATAAACATCCTTATTTCTTATGGCAATCTCTTTTTCTTTACTTAACCTGCTTGATAGTAATTGCGTGAAGATTTCCAATTCCGAATTATTAGGTAGATAACTCAGGTCTATTTGCAAAGTTTCATACTGAGGAAGTTCATTGGCAATAACCCTTGCTAACCCATTTAATGGCCCATGTTCAATATTAATCATGGTGTTTTCAATAGGTTTACTTCCATTAGTTACTACGTTAAGTTTTGGATAGCGCTTCAGTTTTAATGCATTTATAGCTTGCATTACATTAACTAGATAATACGCGGAAGCGGTTTTGAGTTGAAGCTTGTCATGATGTAGCTCCTTGGTAAAGAAGAAAATGACATCGTCTTGAGAGTTTAGATTAATCTCCCTTAACGTCTGCTGTACTGACGCAAGGTCATCATAATTGGTCTTGTAGATTTTAACGTTTTCTGAATTCGGGCTCTCTAGTTTATTTATTAAAACTGATACGGTATGACCTTGCTTGCTTAGTTTGCTAACTAGCTGTTGAACAGCGATATAAGAATTGCTAATCAGAAGGTAGTTTTTCAAACCAGCAGAGGCTGATTTCTTATTAATTTCTGTTTTAAGCCACTGCACCTGATGAAACCATTCATTGTCAGCCTGATGGTAATCTGACACTGACATAATTTTTGCTCCAACCTGTTCTACTTTTAAAAGTGGATTACCTTGTTCATCATAAATGACTAAATCTGCCAGCAAGTCAGTGAAGTGCTCATTTTCCTGTTTGGCTTTAATTTTTATATTCACCTGTAGGTCTGAGTTCTTAGGAATATTGCCGAAGACTTCCAATCTACCTACTCTGGTTAAATAGGTGGTTCGGTAATTACTATCTTCTCCATTTAACGCAGGGACAAAAAGTGCCTGAAAACAACTGTCTAATACAGCAGGATGAAAGTGATATTTGTTTATGTTCCCTGAGATTTTGGAGTCAATCTTTACATTGGCCTTAATGTCATTTTGATCTATAGTTAGTTGTGAGATACCTTGAAAGTACGGTCCATAATTGAGCCCGATACTTTCCAGTTGCTTGTAGTAGTCTTCACCTGAAATGATATCTCCGGCTAGAGTTTTAAATGGACTCACATTGTAAGAATGAACTTCGTCCTTAAAGTGATATTCTCCTTCAGCGGTTAGTAGCCATTTATCCTGGTTTTGCTGATAAAATTTAAATCCAGACAGCCCATCATCTTCTTCATGTAGTTTCAATTGCACCTTTATGGACTCATTATCTTCGAAAGTGATAGCTTTTTTGAATGATAAATTAACTATTTCACAATGTTGGGATCCTGAGAGTTCGTTTAATGCGGCCAATATCATTTCTACATATGCAGTTCCTGGCAGTACAGTAATGTTATTTACTTGGTGATCTTTTATATAAGGAAACTGATTTAAATTAATGTGCGCTTCCCAAAAATGTATTTCAGGAAGGTTGGCCAATTTTATTTCTCTACCAATCCATGGGTGTCCAGATTTGTTTTTATCGAGAGATAGCCGTTCATTGAGCTTGTACTCTTCCCTTTGGAATGGATAGGAGGGAAGGAATGTATGGTAGGTATTAACATTTTTATAAAACTGATTCCAATTGATACTAACGCCGTTTTCATATAATGTAGATACGTTATCATACAGTTCGCATAATTCTTCTTTGTCTCTGTGTAAGGTGCTTGTAACAACGGCTTTACAGTTGTTGGCATCCAAACATTCGTTAATAGAAGTGATTAATACAGGGTGAGGACTTACCTCAATGAATACCTTATGTCCATCTTCGACAAGCTTATCCATTACAGCGGCAAATTGAACCCCATGCCTTAGGTTATCTACCCAATATTCACTTGTCAAATCTTCACCTTCTACTATTTGATTTCTTACGGTAGAATAAAGAGTAATGTCTTGATGTTTGGGATTGAGTTGGAGGCTATTACCAAGCTCTTCTTTAATTGGATCCATTTGTTTAGAATGCGATGCCACATCTACTTTTACTCTTCTGGTGAAACGCCCCTGCTTATCTAGTTCTGCAATAATTTCTTCAATCGCTTGTTCAGCTCCCGCTAATACTGTTGATTTTGGACTATTATTTACTGCAATAGATAATTCTGGATATCTCTTAACCACCCTTTCTGCTTGCTCAAGTGTTAATTCTGTAACAGCCATGGCACCGCCTTTGCCACTCATAGTTTTCATTAACTTACTTCTGTTGCATATGATCTGGGCGGCTTCATTAATAGAAATACTGCCTGAGATATAGGCAGCAGCTACTTCACCCATGCTATGCCCGACTACGGAGTCTGGTTTTAAACCGATTGACATCCATAATTTTCCTAGTGCAATTTGAACTGCGGAAAGCATAGGTTGTATCACATCAATCTCATCAAGCCTGGATTCTCCTTCTGCTGCATGAAGTTGATCTATCAGAGACCAGTCTGTATACTTATTCCATTCTTTATCGCAAGCAATAATGGTTTCTTTAAAAACGGGCTCGTATTGAAATAGAGCTTTACCCATTCCTATCCATTGAGAGCCTTGTCCGGGAAAGATAAAAACAACTTTATCATTGACGGCATGTAGAGGCGTAGAAGCAGTCCATTCTTTGTGATCGCTGAGAAAGGAGCTTATTGACTCTATCATATTCTCCTTGCTATTGGCTTTGAAAAGTTTTCTGAACTCAAATGATGATTTCGTAGTTGCGGCCAGTTTACAGGCATTTTCAAACTGATGTGCTACTCCGTTAATTTGAGTACGATAGTAATGGAGATAATTATATATTGATTGAAACAAAGCCCCTTCAGATTTGGCAGATAACGGTAATAAGTAGCAGCCGTGCTGATGATCTCCAATATTAACATTGCATTCTTTTGGTACGTACTCTTCGAGAATGGTGTGAGCATTTGTTCCTCCCCAGCCGAAAGAATTCACGCCAGCTCGTAGGGGTTCACCGGGCTTGGCAGGCCAATCACTGAGTGAATCCTGCACTTTTAATTTTAAATTTTCAAAGTCGATGTCAGGGTTGGGTGTTTTAAAGTGCAAGTTTTTAGGCAGCTTTCTTTTATTCATGGCTAGCACCACTTTAATAAGCCCTGCAATGCCAGCTGCCCCTTCCAAATGACCTATATTTGTTTTGACCGAACCCACATGCAGCGGCCTGGTCCGGTTAGTGCTGAAGAACTGACCTAGTGCTCTACTTTCTGTAGGATCACCCAGTTTAGTGCCGGTGCCATGGGCTTCCACATAATGTACGTCAGCTGGTGCAATGTCAGACCTTTCATAAGCAGATTGTAAAACGTCCAATTGTCCATTAGTACTGGTGGCAGGTAGGTTTACATTGAAGCCATTGTTATTCATGGCACTACCTTTAATAAGTGCGAAGATTTTATCTCCATCTCTTTCAGCGTCTTCTAAGCGCTTTAGAAGAATTATACCACCACCTTCACCACGCACAAAACCATCAGCAGCTATATCAAAAGTACTACAGCTACCCTTAGCGGAAAGTCCTCCAAATTTGGAGAGCAATATGTTTTGATCCGGATCAAGTGTGTGATTTACGCCACCTACCAGACCGTAGCTGGTGCTTCCGTCCCAGAGACTTTGGCAGGCTAAATGAAGTGCCACTAAAGAAGAGGAGCAACCTGTATCTACCACTAAACTAGGGCCGGAAAAGCCATAGAAGTAAGAGATGCGATTGGCTATAATATTAGCCGACTGCCCCATGGCGGAATGAGAAGTGACTACTGCATTCTTATGTTTCCTCAGGTGCTCAAAATCACTCCATATATTGCCTACATAAACACCCACTTTTTTACCAGCTATCTGCTGATATGGAATGTTGCCACTTTCGAGACATTCCCAGGTGAGTTCCATCATAAGCTTTTGTGATGGAGTCATTTCAGCGGCTTCTGCAGGAGATATATTAAAGAAGAAAGGGTCAAATTTGTCAATGTTATCAAGCATGGCTGCATGTCGCTGATGAGTTTTGTCGGCCGCACTTTTATCGGCATCGTAATATTCATCGATGTCCCATCTGCTGGCAGGAATTTTCTCAACGGCATCAATACCGTTCTCCAACATTTTCCAGAATTCCTGTAAATTTTCAGCCTTAGGGAAACGACATGAAAGTCCAACTATAGCAATAGGGTTGATTTTGTTTTCAGCATTCTTATTAGTTTCTAACATTGTTATAAATGGTTAGTTTTTAGCTTCTTGCATCTATGAAATTAAGAGGAAGGCCACTAATAATCGCTGTTATGTATAGCTAGAGTCTACTTAAGTAATAAATAAGTATTTTTAGTTGGAATAGTATTGAAA
This genomic interval carries:
- a CDS encoding type I polyketide synthase, with the protein product MLETNKNAENKINPIAIVGLSCRFPKAENLQEFWKMLENGIDAVEKIPASRWDIDEYYDADKSAADKTHQRHAAMLDNIDKFDPFFFNISPAEAAEMTPSQKLMMELTWECLESGNIPYQQIAGKKVGVYVGNIWSDFEHLRKHKNAVVTSHSAMGQSANIIANRISYFYGFSGPSLVVDTGCSSSLVALHLACQSLWDGSTSYGLVGGVNHTLDPDQNILLSKFGGLSAKGSCSTFDIAADGFVRGEGGGIILLKRLEDAERDGDKIFALIKGSAMNNNGFNVNLPATSTNGQLDVLQSAYERSDIAPADVHYVEAHGTGTKLGDPTESRALGQFFSTNRTRPLHVGSVKTNIGHLEGAAGIAGLIKVVLAMNKRKLPKNLHFKTPNPDIDFENLKLKVQDSLSDWPAKPGEPLRAGVNSFGWGGTNAHTILEEYVPKECNVNIGDHQHGCYLLPLSAKSEGALFQSIYNYLHYYRTQINGVAHQFENACKLAATTKSSFEFRKLFKANSKENMIESISSFLSDHKEWTASTPLHAVNDKVVFIFPGQGSQWIGMGKALFQYEPVFKETIIACDKEWNKYTDWSLIDQLHAAEGESRLDEIDVIQPMLSAVQIALGKLWMSIGLKPDSVVGHSMGEVAAAYISGSISINEAAQIICNRSKLMKTMSGKGGAMAVTELTLEQAERVVKRYPELSIAVNNSPKSTVLAGAEQAIEEIIAELDKQGRFTRRVKVDVASHSKQMDPIKEELGNSLQLNPKHQDITLYSTVRNQIVEGEDLTSEYWVDNLRHGVQFAAVMDKLVEDGHKVFIEVSPHPVLITSINECLDANNCKAVVTSTLHRDKEELCELYDNVSTLYENGVSINWNQFYKNVNTYHTFLPSYPFQREEYKLNERLSLDKNKSGHPWIGREIKLANLPEIHFWEAHINLNQFPYIKDHQVNNITVLPGTAYVEMILAALNELSGSQHCEIVNLSFKKAITFEDNESIKVQLKLHEEDDGLSGFKFYQQNQDKWLLTAEGEYHFKDEVHSYNVSPFKTLAGDIISGEDYYKQLESIGLNYGPYFQGISQLTIDQNDIKANVKIDSKISGNINKYHFHPAVLDSCFQALFVPALNGEDSNYRTTYLTRVGRLEVFGNIPKNSDLQVNIKIKAKQENEHFTDLLADLVIYDEQGNPLLKVEQVGAKIMSVSDYHQADNEWFHQVQWLKTEINKKSASAGLKNYLLISNSYIAVQQLVSKLSKQGHTVSVLINKLESPNSENVKIYKTNYDDLASVQQTLREINLNSQDDVIFFFTKELHHDKLQLKTASAYYLVNVMQAINALKLKRYPKLNVVTNGSKPIENTMINIEHGPLNGLARVIANELPQYETLQIDLSYLPNNSELEIFTQLLSSRLSKEKEIAIRNKDVYVSRLNKVKPDIFGIQNKTFSPVGSYLVTGYNGIAFRLVEWMFAKGARNFILLSRSGNTDEYTSSKIQEFQKGGASFEIIPCDVSDYFGLKQVFEDQEFSINLKGIIHAAGLIQATPINELTSDNYSNILAPKVKGGWNLHLLSKEYDLDTFLLFSSASSMIGLSGQGSYVAANAFLDSLAQYRHSLGLTATAVNWGVMTDAGMVANAEEMAKYAKAEGFIPTTMKEAVDALDHIIFQQPVNIGIFKISPDQTADFFPSLGASNYFGNLLLKEEKSNENQSLLQTLELLPNKEEKQLALENHVKLLTAKIIKSTPGKLNSEMRFKNLGIDSIMAVQLRNKLEKDLSLKLSVTNIWEYPTIGEYSSFLMGRLVNSEEGDLLTTPKRNGKVVQSLVIPKPNPEASFRMICFHDAGGSSSLYDMWETMLDADIELIILELPGRGKQLSAKPFQDIKFATNKILKDLKNHLDKPYFLFGHSMGGLIAFELLRLIRTNNLRQPQQLFISSTPQLASYERAHLDPRLDNQQLMDSFPHLKPENTPDPELRKVLITLLRNDLALIDSFKYEFQPPFDLPIIAIHGVDDNTVSHGQIENWKNETTTTFKLIQRKGGHHYLRNDREFITHLINSEIDKTILINK